A stretch of bacterium DNA encodes these proteins:
- a CDS encoding molybdopterin dinucleotide binding domain-containing protein, with protein sequence MKLEDLGRRVSAARDAAASRGETFYPGPSRVHLAAFPPKERWDDWVELDTHAWPRRVAKRYMLVPTTCFNCESACGLLAYVDRETLQVRKFEGNPEHPGSRGRNCAKGPATLNQITDPDRILYPLKRARGRGQGAWVQVTWNEALDDIARRIRRAIGSGRANEVMYHVGRPGEDGFTERVLAAWGVDGHNTHTNICSSGGRTGYHFWMGLDRPSPDHANARVILLISSHLEAGHYFNPHAQRVIEAKHAGARLIVMDTRLSNTATHADYWIAPRPGSEAAILLAIARHLIHERRFNREFVRRWWNWREYLAAEHPDRPQTFEVFEELLGALYRRYTFEFAAGESGVAAETLRQIADAVARAGTRLATHTWRSAAAGNLGGWQVPRTLFLLNALLGAVATTGGTYPNAWNKFVPRPIYTPPHPPRWNELTWPREYPLAINEMSFLLPHLLREGRGRLEVYFTRVYNPVWTNPDGFSWIEALTDEQLVGLHVALTPTWNETAYFADYVLPMGHASERHDLHSYEQYDGQWIGFRQPVLRAARTRLGEAVADTRQVNPGEVWEENEFWIELSWRVDPDGSLGIRRYFESQARPGEKLGVDEYYAYIFEHSVPGLPERAAQEGCTPLEYMRRYGAFEVAHGIGPLYEETVPGSELVDACADRFGRVYTRAPAPAGVNVVPQGMPDSDPDGRRAVGVEIDGAVRRGFPTPSGRLEFYSPTLAAWGWPECALPAYLRSHVHPERLAPDHMPLISTFRLPVQIHTRSANAKWLDEIAHTNPLWIHPSDAARLGVATGRLVRVETEIGYFVVKAWVTEGIRPGVVACSHHMGRWRLHDHGQRQLMAAVTLDHSDTRWTMRRRAGAGPYASSDRDTLRIWWTDVGVHQNLTFPVQPDPISGQHCWHQAVRVRPAERGDRYGDIAVDTKKSAAAFRAWLALTRPADRYSPDGTRRPHWLMRPLRPTKNAYRLPADVTR encoded by the coding sequence ATGAAGCTCGAGGATCTGGGCCGCCGCGTCAGCGCGGCGCGCGACGCGGCGGCCTCGCGCGGCGAGACGTTCTATCCGGGCCCGAGCCGCGTCCACCTCGCGGCGTTTCCGCCCAAGGAGCGGTGGGACGACTGGGTCGAGCTCGACACCCACGCCTGGCCGCGCCGGGTGGCGAAGCGCTACATGCTCGTGCCGACCACCTGCTTCAACTGCGAGTCGGCGTGCGGGCTGCTGGCCTACGTCGACCGCGAGACCCTCCAGGTCCGAAAGTTCGAAGGGAACCCCGAGCATCCGGGCTCCCGCGGCCGGAACTGCGCGAAGGGTCCGGCCACGCTGAACCAGATCACCGATCCGGACCGGATCCTCTATCCGCTCAAGCGCGCCCGGGGCCGCGGTCAGGGCGCCTGGGTCCAGGTGACGTGGAACGAGGCGCTCGACGACATCGCCCGGCGCATCCGCCGCGCGATCGGCAGCGGCCGCGCCAACGAGGTGATGTACCATGTCGGGCGGCCCGGCGAAGACGGGTTCACCGAGCGCGTCCTCGCCGCCTGGGGCGTCGACGGCCACAATACGCACACCAACATCTGCTCGAGCGGCGGCCGCACCGGCTACCATTTCTGGATGGGCCTCGACCGGCCAAGTCCGGATCACGCGAACGCGCGCGTCATCCTGTTGATCAGCAGCCACCTCGAAGCCGGCCACTATTTCAATCCGCACGCGCAGCGGGTGATCGAAGCGAAGCACGCCGGCGCCCGCCTCATCGTCATGGACACCCGGCTCTCCAACACAGCGACGCATGCCGACTATTGGATCGCGCCGCGTCCGGGGTCGGAGGCGGCGATCCTGCTGGCGATCGCCCGCCACCTGATCCACGAGCGCCGGTTCAACCGTGAATTCGTGCGGCGCTGGTGGAACTGGCGGGAATATCTGGCGGCCGAGCACCCCGACCGCCCGCAGACGTTCGAGGTGTTCGAGGAGCTCCTCGGCGCGCTCTACCGACGGTACACGTTCGAGTTCGCGGCCGGGGAGTCCGGCGTGGCCGCCGAGACCCTCCGCCAGATCGCCGACGCCGTCGCCCGCGCCGGCACGCGCCTCGCCACCCATACCTGGCGCAGCGCCGCGGCCGGGAATCTCGGCGGCTGGCAGGTGCCGCGGACGCTGTTTTTGTTGAACGCGCTCCTCGGCGCCGTGGCGACCACCGGCGGCACGTACCCCAACGCGTGGAACAAGTTCGTGCCTCGGCCGATCTACACGCCGCCCCATCCGCCGAGGTGGAACGAGCTGACGTGGCCGCGCGAATACCCGCTCGCGATCAACGAGATGTCGTTCCTGCTGCCGCATCTCCTGCGCGAGGGCCGCGGCCGGCTCGAAGTCTACTTCACCCGCGTGTACAACCCGGTCTGGACGAATCCCGACGGGTTCTCCTGGATCGAAGCCCTCACCGACGAACAGCTCGTCGGCCTGCACGTGGCCCTCACGCCGACGTGGAACGAGACCGCGTACTTCGCGGACTACGTGCTGCCGATGGGGCACGCCTCCGAGCGCCACGATCTGCATTCCTACGAGCAGTACGACGGGCAGTGGATCGGGTTCCGCCAGCCGGTCCTGCGCGCGGCCCGCACGCGGCTCGGCGAAGCCGTCGCCGACACCCGTCAGGTCAACCCGGGCGAGGTGTGGGAAGAGAACGAGTTCTGGATCGAGCTGTCGTGGCGGGTCGATCCCGACGGGTCGCTCGGCATCCGGCGCTACTTCGAGTCGCAGGCGCGTCCGGGCGAGAAGCTCGGCGTCGACGAGTACTACGCCTACATCTTCGAGCACTCGGTCCCCGGCCTCCCGGAGCGCGCCGCGCAAGAAGGCTGCACGCCCCTCGAATACATGCGGCGCTACGGCGCGTTCGAGGTCGCCCACGGTATCGGGCCGCTCTACGAGGAGACGGTGCCGGGGTCGGAGCTCGTGGACGCGTGCGCCGACCGGTTCGGCCGCGTGTACACCCGCGCGCCGGCGCCGGCCGGGGTCAACGTGGTGCCGCAGGGGATGCCGGATTCGGATCCGGACGGCCGCCGCGCCGTCGGCGTCGAGATCGACGGCGCGGTGCGCCGCGGGTTTCCCACGCCGTCGGGGCGCCTCGAGTTCTACTCGCCCACGCTCGCGGCGTGGGGCTGGCCGGAGTGCGCGCTGCCGGCGTACCTCCGCAGTCACGTCCATCCCGAGCGGCTCGCCCCCGATCACATGCCGCTCATTTCCACGTTCCGGCTGCCGGTGCAGATTCACACCCGCAGCGCGAACGCGAAGTGGCTGGACGAGATCGCGCACACGAATCCGCTGTGGATCCACCCGTCCGACGCCGCGCGCCTGGGGGTGGCGACGGGCCGGCTCGTGCGCGTGGAGACCGAGATCGGCTATTTTGTCGTGAAGGCGTGGGTCACGGAGGGTATCCGGCCCGGGGTCGTCGCCTGCAGCCATCACATGGGACGGTGGAGGCTTCACGACCACGGGCAGCGGCAGTTGATGGCGGCGGTGACCCTCGACCACAGCGACACCCGCTGGACCATGCGCCGCCGCGCCGGCGCAGGTCCGTACGCCTCGTCCGACCGGGACACGCTCCGCATCTGGTGGACCGACGTGGGCGTGCACCAGAACCTCACGTTTCCCGTCCAACCCGATCCGATTTCGGGCCAGCACTGCTGGCACCAGGCCGTGCGCGTGCGCCCCGCCGAACGGGGGGATCGGTACGGCGACATCGCGGTCGACACGAAGAAGTCGGCGGCCGCCTTCCGCGCGTGGCTCGCGTTGACCCGGCCTGCGGACCGCTACTCGCCGGACGGTACCCGCCGGCCGCATTGGCTCATGCGGCCGCTGCGGCCGACCAAGAACGCGTACCGCCTGCCGGCCGATGTGACGCGGTGA
- a CDS encoding LamG domain-containing protein, with the protein MARDVRLVAIVLVALGLLLQQGVARLASRPAGSASGHDARPPLVDLRFAGSDSYVEVPSSPDFSLGAAGLTVAVWMRPDVLTFSKTEGSQATEQYVHWLGKGERGQYEWTFRMYSLSTPPGPRQNRISFYVFQPSGGRGCGSYFQDPITPGEWIQVVGVADAATRQTAIYKNGRYRHSDSYATLTLGAASAPFRIGTRDLASFFQGAIGPVRIWDRPLREGEIHALYTSGVVPSHGLKAQFLLNEGTGTVVRDTERGHEGRMIGARWDRGVHSVGTATGRSGGGC; encoded by the coding sequence ATGGCCCGGGACGTCCGGTTGGTCGCGATCGTGCTCGTCGCGCTCGGCCTCCTTCTCCAACAAGGAGTGGCGAGGCTGGCTTCCCGGCCCGCCGGCTCAGCTTCGGGGCACGACGCCCGTCCGCCCCTGGTGGACCTGCGCTTTGCCGGATCCGACAGCTATGTGGAGGTCCCCAGCAGCCCCGACTTCAGCCTCGGAGCCGCCGGGCTCACCGTGGCCGTCTGGATGCGGCCGGACGTGCTGACGTTTTCGAAGACCGAGGGCTCACAGGCGACCGAGCAATACGTGCACTGGCTGGGGAAAGGCGAGCGCGGGCAGTATGAGTGGACGTTTCGGATGTACAGTTTGAGCACGCCCCCGGGTCCGCGGCAGAACCGGATCAGCTTCTACGTCTTCCAGCCGAGCGGCGGACGAGGTTGCGGCAGTTACTTCCAGGACCCCATCACCCCGGGGGAGTGGATTCAGGTCGTCGGGGTCGCCGACGCCGCCACCCGACAGACGGCGATCTACAAGAACGGCCGGTACCGACACAGCGATTCGTACGCGACGCTGACGCTTGGGGCTGCGTCAGCCCCGTTTCGGATCGGGACTCGAGATTTAGCGAGCTTCTTCCAAGGCGCAATCGGTCCGGTCAGGATCTGGGACCGACCGCTGCGCGAGGGGGAGATTCACGCCCTCTACACGTCCGGCGTCGTCCCTTCGCACGGGCTCAAGGCCCAGTTCTTGCTCAACGAAGGGACCGGCACGGTAGTCCGCGATACCGAGCGGGGCCACGAAGGCCGGATGATCGGCGCCAGGTGGGACCGCGGCGTGCACTCCGTCGGGACCGCGACTGGGAGAAGCGGCGGAGGCTGTTGA
- a CDS encoding molecular chaperone TorD family protein, with translation MIGRGPGIGVPAAADAFRALGVLCEPPADGGARVAAALGLPGAPDPSDYTDLFILELYPYASVYLGPEGMLGGEARDRVAGFWRALHLVPPAEPDHLAALLGLYAVLVERDAGEHDPARRLLWRRARATLVWEHLASWLLPYVDRLDAIAPPFYQAWGGVLREAVLQEAAAAGFPDALPAHLRAAPPLPDPRREGSGPFVAGLLAPVRSGVILTRADLVRCARDLELGMRVGERKFALAALISQAPAAVLGWLAGEATVCSEGHARYADVAGIVARFWADRAAAAATLLEELRVSAAESAAG, from the coding sequence GTGATCGGGCGCGGGCCGGGGATCGGCGTGCCGGCGGCGGCGGACGCCTTCCGCGCCCTCGGCGTCCTGTGCGAACCGCCCGCGGACGGAGGCGCCCGAGTCGCCGCCGCCCTCGGCCTGCCCGGCGCGCCCGATCCGTCGGACTACACAGACCTGTTCATCCTCGAACTGTATCCCTACGCCTCGGTCTACCTGGGTCCGGAAGGCATGCTGGGCGGCGAGGCGCGGGATCGCGTGGCCGGGTTTTGGCGCGCGCTGCACCTCGTCCCGCCGGCCGAGCCGGATCATCTGGCGGCGCTCCTCGGCCTGTACGCGGTGCTCGTCGAGCGGGACGCCGGCGAGCACGACCCGGCGCGGCGGCTCTTGTGGCGCCGCGCCCGTGCGACCCTGGTGTGGGAGCATCTCGCCTCGTGGCTGCTGCCGTACGTCGACCGGCTGGACGCGATCGCGCCGCCGTTCTACCAGGCCTGGGGCGGGGTGCTGCGCGAGGCCGTGCTCCAGGAAGCCGCTGCCGCCGGGTTCCCGGACGCGCTGCCCGCCCATCTGCGCGCGGCGCCGCCGCTGCCCGATCCGCGGCGGGAGGGTTCCGGCCCATTCGTGGCGGGGCTGCTGGCCCCTGTGCGCTCCGGCGTTATTCTGACCCGCGCCGATCTCGTCCGATGCGCCCGCGACCTCGAGCTCGGCATGCGCGTGGGCGAGCGGAAGTTCGCCCTCGCCGCCCTGATCTCACAGGCCCCGGCGGCGGTGCTCGGGTGGCTGGCCGGCGAGGCCACGGTCTGTAGTGAAGGGCACGCGCGCTACGCGGACGTGGCCGGCATTGTCGCCCGTTTTTGGGCCGATCGCGCCGCCGCGGCGGCTACGCTCCTCGAAGAGTTGCGGGTCTCGGCCGCGGAGAGCGCGGCCGGCTAA